The following are encoded together in the Actinomycetota bacterium genome:
- a CDS encoding class I SAM-dependent methyltransferase — MSDPKFDAFAEDYARHAAGSPYNALYDRPAVLSLLGDVRGQRVLDAGCGPGFYAEKLVEQGAEVVAFDQGPGMVRLARERVGERAAFRVHDLADPLDWLEDHSFDAIVLALVIHHVDDRVAALTELHRVLRPGGRMVVSTHHPVSDWLRRGGSYFDAQVVEEVWNEGWQVRYWQLPLTTICEEFSAAGFVIERLVEPLPVPEMATRYPDDYAKLMREPGFVNFLLRKSGPE, encoded by the coding sequence TTGTCCGACCCCAAGTTCGACGCGTTCGCCGAGGACTACGCACGTCACGCGGCCGGCAGCCCGTACAACGCCCTCTACGACCGTCCGGCCGTGCTCTCCTTGCTGGGTGACGTGCGCGGGCAGCGGGTGCTGGACGCCGGCTGCGGGCCGGGCTTCTACGCCGAGAAGCTGGTGGAGCAGGGGGCCGAGGTGGTCGCTTTCGACCAGGGCCCCGGCATGGTCCGGCTGGCCCGGGAGCGGGTGGGGGAGAGGGCGGCTTTTCGGGTTCACGACCTGGCCGACCCGCTCGACTGGCTGGAGGATCACAGCTTCGATGCGATCGTGCTGGCGCTGGTGATCCACCACGTCGACGACCGGGTGGCGGCCCTGACGGAGCTTCACCGGGTGCTCCGCCCGGGCGGTCGAATGGTGGTCTCGACCCACCACCCGGTGTCCGACTGGCTCCGGCGCGGCGGCAGCTACTTCGACGCCCAGGTGGTCGAAGAGGTCTGGAATGAGGGGTGGCAGGTGCGCTACTGGCAGCTGCCGCTGACCACGATCTGCGAGGAGTTCTCGGCTGCCGGATTTGTCATCGAACGGCTGGTGGAGCCTCTCCCGGTGCCGGAGATGGCGACCCGCTACCCGGACGACTACGCCAAGCTCATGCGGGAACCCGGCTTCGTCAACTTCCTCTTGCGCAAGTCGGGCCCGGAGTAG
- a CDS encoding helix-turn-helix transcriptional regulator — MTQVLDATPSVAAGLLQLARLKSGLSQRSLAEMAGVPTTMISAYERDRRQPTLPTLLRLLNAAGFDLRMQLVALDKHDQILERSEGTRSPEEKHRLDLQLASWRNAEPT; from the coding sequence ATGACACAGGTGTTGGATGCCACGCCTTCCGTCGCTGCAGGTTTGTTGCAGTTAGCTCGCCTCAAATCAGGCCTTAGCCAAAGAAGCCTTGCTGAAATGGCCGGCGTTCCGACCACGATGATCTCAGCTTACGAGCGTGACCGTCGGCAACCGACCCTGCCGACGCTGCTAAGACTCCTGAACGCTGCCGGCTTTGACTTGCGTATGCAGTTAGTCGCATTGGACAAGCACGACCAGATCCTTGAGCGCTCCGAAGGTACACGGAGTCCTGAGGAAAAGCACCGGCTAGATCTTCAGCTTGCGAGTTGGCGGAACGCTGAACCGACATAG
- a CDS encoding macro domain-containing protein, translating to MTTELSVGERILALAKGDITQIPADVIVNAANESLSGGGGVDGAIHRAGGTQIMGDLQRRYGKRRQCPTGSAVVSEAGDLPAKWVVHAVGPRWRGGNFLESDMLWSAYRSSLHLADQLGAKTVTFPAISTGIYGYPVDKAAPVIVSALKEGLERAESVERATLVLFTGGPLAIFEAALQEIASMGSIRSYEPDPGRDDGGV from the coding sequence ATGACAACCGAGCTTTCTGTAGGGGAGCGGATCCTGGCTCTCGCCAAAGGCGATATCACCCAGATACCCGCTGACGTGATAGTCAACGCAGCCAACGAGTCACTTTCCGGCGGCGGTGGCGTCGACGGCGCCATACATCGGGCGGGTGGGACGCAGATCATGGGTGACCTCCAGCGCCGCTACGGCAAGCGCCGCCAGTGCCCGACCGGCAGCGCGGTGGTAAGCGAGGCCGGCGACCTTCCGGCGAAGTGGGTAGTCCACGCCGTCGGCCCCCGCTGGCGCGGCGGCAACTTCCTGGAGTCGGACATGTTGTGGTCGGCCTACCGGAGCTCGTTACACCTGGCCGACCAGCTGGGTGCCAAGACCGTGACCTTCCCGGCGATATCGACCGGCATCTACGGCTACCCGGTCGACAAGGCGGCGCCGGTGATCGTGAGCGCCCTTAAGGAGGGCCTGGAGCGGGCCGAGTCGGTCGAACGGGCGACGTTGGTCCTGTTCACCGGCGGCCCGCTGGCGATTTTCGAGGCCGCCCTGCAGGAGATCGCGTCGATGGGAAGCATCAGATCCTACGAGCCCGACCCCGGCCGGGACGACGGCGGCGTTTGA
- a CDS encoding DUF6166 domain-containing protein: protein MGDRVYQGVRDRRGFAEVYVIENLKRRTLKEQLFLYRPIEFDWGFPGEESMNLSITLLADALEGGDDPLVDELKDRLHDELVSMLPAAGWQINQWQLLDWVYGRIVRVPVYQLPLDELGGGVEQSVN from the coding sequence ATGGGAGATCGCGTTTACCAAGGCGTCCGGGACCGCAGGGGGTTCGCTGAGGTCTACGTCATCGAGAACCTCAAACGGCGCACGCTGAAAGAACAGCTGTTTCTCTACCGCCCCATTGAGTTCGACTGGGGGTTTCCCGGTGAGGAGTCGATGAACCTGTCGATCACCCTGCTCGCCGACGCCCTCGAGGGCGGCGACGACCCGCTGGTGGACGAGCTCAAAGACCGCCTTCACGACGAGCTGGTGAGCATGCTCCCGGCCGCCGGCTGGCAGATAAACCAGTGGCAGCTCCTCGACTGGGTCTACGGCCGGATCGTGCGCGTGCCGGTGTACCAGCTGCCCCTGGACGAGCTGGGCGGAGGCGTGGAACAGTCGGTTAACTAA
- the recO gene encoding DNA repair protein RecO, whose protein sequence is MSLYKDEAVVLRTMRLGEADRIVTLVGKNNGKIRAVVKGVRRTKSRYGGRLEPFSYVSLVIWKGKSDLHTITQAEVLDPFRAVKEDLDRLNLGSVMLEACDRVAQESEDSARVLNLLVESLRRLSADGSPMVLAAFLLQLCGIAGFAPSMDRCAECSRPASWFSPGQGGAVCPGCRSFDSEEVGTSVLELMSDLALPLSATPRLVGRPPSVEEMATAGRLARFYTEYHLERRLKSASAVEAMARF, encoded by the coding sequence ATGTCTCTCTACAAGGACGAAGCCGTGGTCCTAAGGACCATGCGGCTCGGCGAAGCCGACCGGATCGTGACCCTGGTGGGCAAAAACAACGGCAAGATCCGCGCGGTCGTGAAGGGGGTCCGGCGCACCAAGAGCCGTTACGGCGGGCGCCTGGAACCGTTCTCCTACGTGTCGCTGGTCATCTGGAAGGGCAAGTCGGACCTCCACACCATCACCCAGGCCGAGGTTCTCGACCCGTTCCGGGCGGTGAAGGAGGACCTGGACCGGCTCAACCTGGGCTCGGTGATGCTGGAGGCCTGCGACCGGGTCGCCCAGGAGTCGGAGGACTCTGCCCGGGTCCTGAACCTGCTGGTCGAGTCGCTGCGCCGGCTGTCGGCCGACGGCTCCCCGATGGTCCTGGCCGCCTTCCTTCTGCAGCTCTGCGGCATCGCCGGATTCGCCCCGTCGATGGACCGCTGCGCCGAGTGCTCCCGCCCCGCCTCCTGGTTCTCGCCCGGACAGGGGGGCGCGGTATGCCCCGGCTGCCGGAGCTTCGACTCCGAGGAGGTCGGCACCTCCGTCCTGGAGTTGATGAGCGACCTGGCCCTCCCGCTCAGCGCCACCCCGAGGCTTGTTGGCCGGCCGCCCTCGGTTGAGGAGATGGCCACCGCCGGCCGGCTGGCCCGCTTCTACACCGAGTACCACCTCGAGCGCCGGCTGAAGTCGGCATCGGCAGTTGAGGCAATGGCCCGCTTCTAA
- a CDS encoding hemolysin family protein, with protein MTAWKLASIFVLVGANAFFVAAEFGLVAVRRTRMEELAATGNRRGIATLKVLGQLNLMLSGCQLGITFASLGLGAVGEPVLGEIFETWFEHVPAPYDVVATHAVATAIAFSIITFMHVALGELVPKTLALAKPEAVALWVSTPMRWFTFAFRPLIWLFNETANKLLKLFKIEAKSELSEVHTPDEIAIIIEESRRGGTILGAQSRILARTLEFPDKRAVEAMVPRVACVSLSTSATMGEMLESVEHTGYSRFPVWRERADEFVGVVHIKDMLREVKRNPDAQVRDAMRNALVVPESLPLEKVLLQMRRERNHMAIVIDEFGSTAGILTLEDIIEELLGEIRDESDLREWDIKQIPGGYRVPGRMRPDELREATGRLRTDEALEYSGLQLPDGDYETVAGFILEKLGRLAKRGDEITHEGWRIRVANVSRRRILSVDIFAPGLDGEPSEPEPSPPVDP; from the coding sequence TTGACCGCCTGGAAACTGGCCTCCATCTTCGTGCTGGTAGGCGCAAACGCATTCTTCGTCGCCGCAGAGTTCGGACTGGTTGCGGTACGGCGGACCCGCATGGAGGAGCTCGCGGCCACCGGCAACCGCCGGGGCATCGCCACCCTAAAAGTCCTCGGCCAGCTGAACCTCATGCTCTCCGGGTGCCAGCTGGGCATCACCTTCGCCTCTCTCGGCCTGGGCGCGGTCGGCGAACCGGTGCTGGGGGAGATTTTCGAGACGTGGTTCGAGCACGTCCCCGCCCCCTACGACGTGGTCGCCACGCACGCAGTCGCCACGGCCATTGCGTTCTCCATCATCACCTTTATGCACGTGGCCCTCGGCGAGCTGGTCCCGAAGACGCTGGCGCTGGCCAAGCCGGAGGCGGTTGCACTCTGGGTCTCCACGCCGATGCGGTGGTTCACCTTCGCTTTCCGCCCCCTGATCTGGCTGTTCAACGAGACGGCCAACAAGCTGCTGAAGCTCTTCAAGATCGAGGCCAAGTCGGAGCTGAGTGAGGTCCACACGCCCGACGAGATCGCCATCATCATCGAAGAGTCCCGCCGGGGCGGCACGATCCTCGGCGCCCAGAGCAGGATCCTCGCCCGTACCCTGGAGTTCCCCGACAAGCGGGCGGTCGAGGCCATGGTCCCCCGGGTCGCCTGCGTGTCCCTCTCCACCTCGGCCACCATGGGGGAGATGTTGGAGTCGGTCGAGCACACCGGCTACTCGCGGTTCCCGGTCTGGCGGGAGCGAGCCGACGAGTTCGTGGGCGTAGTTCACATCAAGGACATGCTGAGGGAGGTCAAGCGCAACCCCGACGCCCAGGTCAGGGATGCGATGCGCAATGCGCTGGTGGTCCCCGAGTCGCTGCCTCTTGAGAAGGTCTTGCTGCAGATGAGGCGGGAGCGGAACCACATGGCGATCGTCATCGACGAGTTCGGGTCCACCGCCGGCATCCTGACCCTGGAGGACATCATCGAGGAACTGCTCGGCGAGATCCGGGACGAGTCGGATCTCAGGGAGTGGGACATCAAACAGATCCCGGGCGGCTACCGGGTCCCCGGCCGCATGCGGCCCGACGAGCTGCGCGAGGCTACCGGCCGGTTGCGCACCGACGAGGCCCTGGAGTACTCAGGCCTCCAGCTACCCGACGGCGACTACGAGACGGTCGCCGGGTTCATCCTGGAGAAGCTGGGACGGCTGGCAAAGCGGGGCGACGAAATCACCCACGAAGGCTGGCGGATCCGGGTGGCCAACGTCAGCCGGCGCCGGATTCTGTCCGTGGACATCTTTGCTCCCGGCTTGGACGGCGAGCCGTCCGAACCGGAGCCGTCTCCCCCGGTCGACCCCTAG